In a single window of the Streptomyces sp. NBC_00094 genome:
- a CDS encoding ABC transporter ATP-binding protein produces the protein MGETGAIELSRLSKRYGSVLGVETLSLTVRTGEVFGFLGPNGAGKTTTLRCMAGLLRPTSGRIRVLGLDPVADHSRLAPELGYLPGELRFYPELTGEQTLDLLTALQRAPSPRREELCSRLGLSGGDLRRPVLGYSRGMKQKLGLVQALQHDPRIVVLDEPTEGLDPLVQETFYALMAEAAEARHTVLLSSHVLPEVQRVCGRVAIVREGRLVTVERVDALREARARRIRVSLAGGSADRPRRLGRAERWNPRWQGDRAELLVPPSEVTGTLRDLLALPVTDITVEEAGLDEAFLDLYRDHTSEEPP, from the coding sequence ATGGGCGAGACCGGCGCCATCGAGCTGAGTCGGCTCTCGAAGCGCTACGGATCGGTCCTCGGGGTCGAGACGCTGTCCTTGACGGTGAGGACCGGGGAGGTCTTCGGCTTCCTCGGCCCCAACGGGGCCGGCAAGACGACGACACTCCGCTGCATGGCCGGGCTGCTCAGACCCACGTCGGGCCGGATACGGGTGCTCGGTCTCGACCCGGTCGCGGACCACTCACGGCTCGCGCCCGAACTCGGCTACCTCCCCGGTGAGCTGCGGTTCTACCCCGAACTCACCGGGGAGCAGACACTCGACCTGCTCACCGCCCTGCAACGGGCTCCGTCACCCCGCCGCGAGGAGCTCTGCTCACGCCTCGGCCTCTCCGGCGGAGACCTGCGACGTCCCGTCCTCGGCTACTCCCGGGGCATGAAGCAGAAGCTCGGGCTCGTCCAGGCCCTGCAGCACGATCCCCGCATCGTCGTCCTCGACGAACCGACGGAAGGCCTCGACCCGCTCGTACAGGAGACGTTCTACGCGCTGATGGCCGAGGCGGCCGAGGCCCGGCACACGGTGCTGCTCTCCAGCCACGTCCTGCCGGAGGTGCAGCGGGTGTGCGGCAGGGTCGCCATCGTCCGGGAGGGGCGCCTCGTCACCGTCGAGCGGGTGGACGCCCTGCGGGAGGCCCGGGCCCGCAGGATCCGGGTCTCCCTCGCCGGTGGATCCGCCGACCGTCCCCGGCGACTCGGGAGGGCCGAGCGCTGGAACCCGCGCTGGCAGGGCGACCGTGCCGAGCTGCTGGTCCCGCCGAGCGAGGTCACGGGCACACTGCGTGACCTCCTGGCGCTCCCCGTCACCGACATCACGGTGGAGGAGGCCGGCCTCGACGAGGCGTTCCTCGATCTCTACCGGGACCACACGTCCGAGGAACCGCCGTGA
- a CDS encoding ABC transporter permease subunit, whose amino-acid sequence MNARLPLLWLALHRRRRMLVAVLIGMVVFETLIVVVTNTIPPGQLFSGGRKGPPAAYRAFSGSSGDVSIASYPGLLGAGLVHPFWIALQLTVIGSLAAAAVAADVESGTIELVVVRPVTRTRLLVERTAALLIASGALTAAATLTVAAGVALSPAIHADVGLGGVFAAGLMGYAFALCLIGPALAVSAAGRRRSQVLGAVIGIGAVGFAVNFIALAWEPAAPLRYASPFHYYAPGDALARGAVLWPQLTVLLGVGTVGFLLAHALLRRRDLAP is encoded by the coding sequence GTGAACGCGCGCCTGCCGTTGCTGTGGCTCGCGCTGCACCGCAGACGGCGCATGCTCGTCGCCGTCCTGATCGGCATGGTGGTGTTCGAGACGCTCATCGTCGTCGTGACGAACACGATCCCGCCCGGGCAGCTCTTCTCCGGCGGCCGGAAGGGGCCTCCGGCGGCGTACCGGGCGTTCAGCGGCTCCAGCGGTGACGTGTCGATCGCCAGCTACCCGGGGCTGCTCGGGGCGGGCCTCGTCCACCCCTTCTGGATCGCCCTCCAGCTGACCGTGATCGGCTCCCTGGCGGCCGCGGCCGTCGCCGCCGACGTGGAGTCCGGCACGATCGAGCTCGTCGTGGTCCGCCCCGTGACCCGCACCCGGCTCCTTGTCGAACGCACCGCCGCCCTCCTCATCGCCAGCGGAGCCCTGACCGCCGCCGCCACCCTGACCGTCGCCGCCGGTGTGGCGCTCTCCCCGGCGATCCACGCGGACGTCGGCCTCGGCGGAGTGTTCGCGGCCGGACTCATGGGGTACGCCTTCGCCCTGTGCCTGATCGGACCGGCTCTCGCCGTGTCGGCGGCCGGGCGAAGACGGTCCCAGGTCCTCGGTGCCGTCATCGGAATCGGCGCCGTGGGCTTCGCCGTCAATTTCATCGCCCTCGCCTGGGAACCCGCCGCGCCGCTGCGGTACGCCAGCCCCTTCCACTACTACGCCCCGGGAGACGCCCTCGCGCGGGGAGCCGTCCTGTGGCCGCAGCTCACGGTCCTGCTGGGTGTCGGAACGGTCGGCTTCCTCCTCGCCCACGCACTGCTCCGCCGCCGTGACCTGGCCCCCTGA
- a CDS encoding nicotinate phosphoribosyltransferase codes for MSQVTTTDLYEATMALSYLREDMRASATFSLFVRELPPGRGFLVAAGLEPALDYLARFRVGRSDVQEFAEALRRPVEDLAPLQGLSFDGQVRAVPEGRLVLAGEPLLEVTAPLPQAQLVETYLLSLLCHQTAVASKAARCVLAGAGRPLVDFSLRRAHGPEAGMQAARLCALVGFAGTSNVAAARRYGIPAAGTMAHSYVEAFGSEEQAFRAFARTHPGPVTFLVDTYDTERGVATAARVFVDLGLGPGCGIRLDSGDLGALARRARTALDAVGLGDVRIIASGGLDEYGVDRLVREGAPIDAYALGSKVGTAADAPYLDAAYKLVEYDGRPVMKLSSAKVTAPGLKQVFRGPGLRDVIGLANEEPPEGMEPMLRTVMRGGLRTEPPETLDTARARFEADLAALPDEARRIEAPVPPVPVVSTRLSALTTVVRHRIEARTGAGRTVPG; via the coding sequence ATGTCCCAGGTGACGACCACCGATCTGTACGAGGCCACGATGGCGCTCTCGTACCTGCGGGAGGACATGCGGGCGTCGGCCACCTTCAGCCTCTTCGTGCGCGAGCTGCCGCCGGGCCGCGGGTTCCTCGTCGCCGCCGGGCTGGAACCGGCCCTCGACTACCTCGCCCGCTTCCGCGTCGGCCGCTCGGACGTCCAGGAGTTCGCCGAGGCGCTGCGGCGGCCCGTGGAGGACCTGGCGCCGCTCCAGGGCCTGTCCTTCGACGGCCAGGTACGTGCCGTACCCGAAGGCCGGCTCGTACTGGCCGGTGAGCCGCTCCTGGAGGTGACCGCGCCACTGCCGCAGGCGCAGCTCGTGGAGACGTACCTGCTGTCCCTCCTGTGTCATCAGACGGCGGTCGCGTCGAAGGCGGCGCGGTGCGTGCTGGCCGGAGCGGGGCGGCCGCTGGTGGACTTCTCGCTGCGCCGTGCCCACGGGCCGGAAGCGGGCATGCAGGCGGCCCGCCTGTGCGCCCTGGTGGGCTTCGCCGGCACGAGCAACGTCGCCGCCGCGCGCCGGTACGGCATCCCTGCGGCGGGCACGATGGCCCACTCGTACGTCGAGGCCTTCGGCTCCGAGGAGCAGGCCTTCCGGGCCTTCGCCCGCACCCATCCGGGCCCGGTGACCTTCCTGGTCGACACGTACGACACCGAGCGCGGCGTCGCGACGGCCGCGCGCGTGTTCGTGGACCTGGGGCTGGGTCCGGGGTGCGGGATCCGCCTCGACAGCGGTGACCTGGGCGCGCTGGCCCGCCGTGCCCGTACGGCCCTCGACGCGGTGGGACTGGGTGACGTGCGGATCATCGCGAGCGGCGGCCTGGACGAGTACGGCGTCGACCGACTCGTACGGGAGGGGGCACCGATCGACGCCTACGCCCTGGGGTCGAAGGTCGGCACGGCCGCCGACGCCCCCTATCTGGACGCGGCGTACAAGCTGGTCGAGTACGACGGCCGGCCGGTCATGAAGCTGTCGTCGGCGAAGGTGACGGCGCCGGGCTTGAAGCAGGTCTTCCGTGGCCCCGGCCTGCGCGACGTCATCGGCCTGGCGAACGAGGAACCGCCCGAGGGCATGGAGCCCATGCTCCGGACCGTCATGCGCGGCGGACTGCGTACCGAGCCGCCCGAGACCCTGGACACCGCCCGTGCCCGCTTCGAGGCCGATCTCGCCGCGCTGCCGGACGAGGCCCGGCGCATCGAGGCGCCCGTGCCGCCCGTCCCGGTGGTGTCGACACGGCTCTCGGCACTGACGACCGTCGTCCGGCACCGCATCGAGGCGCGGACGGGTGCGGGGCGGACGGTGCCGGGGTGA
- a CDS encoding nitroreductase: MSPTDLTPPLVTSLVKDAVTAPSMHNAQPWKFVCRADAGIIELHGDPLRGMPHEDPDHRALHLGCGAALFGLRVAAAHRDRHAEVRLLPRPGDPWHFADVELHGPDDIDRDLVELHAALPRRHTSRFPFTEEPIPSEVTDALCAAALLEGCRLVLPGAWHTEAVLGLVHDSENFEAAHAAVREEIAAWTRTGAADEGPGTEGIPSYAFGPRQYDVTSPIRDFDPSRRVTARDAASFEKRPRIALLGTAEDGPEEWLKAGQALQRVLLRATLDGLSTSLMSQPLEWSELRPVVRDPASTTGFVHMVIRLGYGPPGRATPRRPVSEVLTFD; the protein is encoded by the coding sequence GTGTCCCCCACCGATCTCACCCCACCCCTCGTGACGTCGTTGGTGAAGGACGCCGTCACGGCCCCCTCGATGCACAACGCACAGCCCTGGAAGTTCGTCTGCAGGGCGGACGCCGGCATCATCGAGCTGCATGGCGATCCGCTGCGCGGCATGCCTCACGAGGACCCCGACCACCGCGCCCTCCACCTCGGCTGCGGCGCCGCCCTGTTCGGTCTGCGGGTCGCCGCAGCGCACAGGGACCGGCACGCCGAGGTCAGGCTGCTCCCCCGCCCGGGAGACCCCTGGCACTTCGCCGACGTGGAACTCCACGGGCCGGACGACATCGACCGCGATCTCGTCGAGCTTCACGCCGCTCTGCCACGACGGCACACCAGCCGGTTCCCCTTCACCGAGGAACCGATCCCCTCCGAGGTGACCGACGCGCTCTGTGCCGCGGCCCTTCTGGAAGGCTGCCGACTGGTCCTTCCCGGAGCGTGGCACACCGAAGCCGTCCTCGGACTCGTCCACGACTCCGAGAACTTCGAGGCCGCGCACGCGGCGGTTCGCGAGGAGATCGCCGCCTGGACGCGCACGGGTGCGGCCGACGAGGGCCCCGGGACCGAGGGCATCCCTTCGTATGCCTTCGGCCCGCGGCAGTACGACGTGACCTCTCCCATCCGTGACTTCGACCCCTCCCGCCGCGTCACGGCCCGTGACGCGGCCTCCTTCGAGAAGCGACCCCGGATCGCGCTCCTCGGGACGGCGGAGGACGGCCCCGAGGAGTGGCTGAAGGCGGGGCAGGCCCTGCAGCGGGTACTGCTCCGGGCGACCCTCGACGGTCTGTCGACCTCCCTCATGTCCCAGCCCCTGGAGTGGTCCGAGCTCCGCCCCGTCGTACGGGATCCGGCTTCGACGACGGGCTTCGTGCACATGGTGATCCGCCTGGGGTACGGCCCTCCCGGACGGGCCACCCCCCGCCGACCCGTCTCGGAGGTACTCACCTTCGACTGA
- a CDS encoding sulfatase, whose amino-acid sequence MSENQRPPVSRRGFLGGAAAVAAATAVPALAQVAGAGPAAAAGRPNILLIVTDDQPKHTEWALPKTVAWLADQGVRFTNGHVTTPLCSPSRSSVFSGRHAHNHGVRNNKASHALDQSTTVQKYLKQAGYRTGLFGKYLNSWTLADNPPHFEEFALLQPGYVDAQWNVDGAVQTIDGYTTTIVKNRTLKFLDKAATDPRPWFAYVTPYASHGPRTPEAKYAGTPVPEWNGRPSVPENDRSDKPAYIRNATGTLADGRTIRAQQLRTLLSVDDAVQAFKDKLQALGQLDDTLVIYIGDNGFGWGDHGWTAKSVPYRPAHEVPFYLSWPAGGLGAGTVDDRIVANIDIAPTVLDAAGITPSAPQDGRSLLTTHSRDHLLVEWWKQGTGTGGAPTWSSYVAKDKQYTEYYDLTTDVNGTVSGTGQVKFREYYDLVDDPYQLTNKLYQATPAQEQALGVPALAARLAADRVS is encoded by the coding sequence ATGAGCGAGAACCAGCGCCCGCCGGTGAGCCGACGAGGCTTTCTCGGCGGTGCCGCCGCCGTCGCGGCCGCGACCGCCGTACCCGCCCTCGCGCAGGTCGCCGGAGCCGGGCCCGCCGCTGCCGCCGGCCGTCCGAACATCCTGCTGATCGTCACCGACGACCAGCCCAAGCACACCGAGTGGGCCCTGCCCAAGACCGTCGCCTGGCTCGCCGACCAGGGCGTGAGGTTCACCAACGGCCATGTCACCACGCCGCTGTGCTCGCCCTCGCGCTCCAGCGTGTTCTCCGGCCGTCACGCCCACAACCACGGCGTGCGCAACAACAAGGCCTCGCACGCGCTCGACCAGAGCACCACCGTGCAGAAGTACCTCAAGCAGGCGGGCTACCGCACCGGCCTGTTCGGCAAGTACCTCAACTCCTGGACCCTGGCGGACAACCCGCCGCACTTCGAGGAGTTCGCCCTCCTCCAGCCCGGATACGTCGACGCCCAGTGGAACGTCGACGGCGCCGTCCAGACGATCGACGGCTACACCACCACCATCGTCAAGAACCGCACGCTGAAATTCCTCGACAAGGCCGCCACCGACCCCCGGCCCTGGTTCGCGTACGTCACGCCCTACGCCTCCCACGGCCCCCGCACCCCCGAGGCGAAGTACGCCGGCACCCCGGTCCCGGAGTGGAACGGCCGCCCCTCCGTGCCCGAGAACGACCGCAGCGACAAGCCGGCCTACATCAGGAACGCGACCGGCACCCTCGCCGACGGCCGGACCATCCGCGCCCAGCAGCTGCGCACCCTGCTCTCCGTCGATGACGCGGTGCAGGCGTTCAAGGACAAGCTCCAGGCCCTGGGGCAGCTGGACGACACCCTCGTCATCTACATCGGCGACAACGGCTTCGGCTGGGGGGATCACGGCTGGACCGCCAAGTCGGTGCCCTACCGCCCGGCCCACGAGGTGCCGTTCTACCTCTCCTGGCCGGCCGGCGGGCTGGGCGCGGGAACGGTGGACGACCGCATCGTCGCCAACATCGACATCGCGCCGACCGTCCTCGACGCGGCCGGCATCACCCCGAGCGCCCCGCAGGACGGCCGGTCCCTGCTCACGACCCACAGCCGTGACCACCTGCTGGTGGAATGGTGGAAGCAGGGCACCGGCACCGGTGGGGCGCCCACCTGGTCCTCGTACGTGGCCAAGGACAAGCAGTACACGGAGTACTACGACCTGACGACCGACGTGAACGGCACCGTGTCCGGCACCGGCCAGGTGAAGTTCCGCGAGTACTACGACCTGGTGGACGACCCGTACCAGCTGACCAACAAGCTGTATCAGGCCACACCGGCCCAGGAGCAGGCTCTCGGCGTCCCCGCCCTGGCCGCCCGGCTCGCCGCCGACCGAGTGTCCTGA
- a CDS encoding acyl-CoA thioesterase: MTADITTGTRAHKAPADSRVTLAHIMSEHDTNLYGTIHGGVVMKLIDDAAAASAGRHADGPAVTVSVDRMTFLAPARTGDLLTVHATLERAGRTSMTVAVQVTAERWNVTTSPATEMATARLSFVAIDADGRPRPVPGLLET, from the coding sequence GTGACCGCGGACATCACCACAGGCACCCGGGCCCACAAGGCGCCAGCCGACTCCCGTGTGACCCTCGCCCACATCATGAGCGAGCACGACACCAACCTGTACGGGACCATCCACGGCGGCGTGGTCATGAAGCTCATCGACGACGCGGCGGCCGCGTCGGCCGGCCGGCACGCGGACGGCCCCGCCGTCACGGTCTCCGTGGACCGGATGACGTTCCTCGCCCCGGCCCGCACGGGCGACCTGCTCACCGTCCACGCCACGCTCGAACGCGCCGGCCGTACCTCCATGACCGTCGCCGTCCAGGTCACCGCCGAACGCTGGAACGTCACCACCAGCCCCGCCACGGAAATGGCCACCGCCCGGCTGAGCTTCGTCGCCATCGACGCCGACGGCCGGCCGCGTCCCGTCCCCGGCCTCCTGGAGACGTAG
- a CDS encoding DUF2252 domain-containing protein has product MPQNPTTAMRAAAHATPEERAALGKEARGSVPRSSHAEYKPFPERADPLEILEAQSAARVPELVPIRYARMTESPFRFYRGAAAIMASDLAGTPRSGLTAQLCGDAHLLNFRLLASPERQLMFDINDFDETLPGPWEWDVKRLSTSFVIAARANGFDDAERARIVRRTVRAYREAMIRFAGMRTIDVWYAKIDANLLESLLAGRLHGTKRGRRNLTHAMAKARTHDSLQAFDKLTETVDGRPRIAADPPLLVPAGDLLPDVERSALERQFRGLVERYGRTLASDRRTLLEDYRLVDVARKVVGVGSVGTRCWIFLLLGRDDQDPLFLQAKEADTSVLAAHVGASTYRNQGERVVSGQRLMQATSDIFLGWERVDGIDGKKRDFYVRQLRDWKGIAMPERMGPKDMQAFGELCGVTLARAHARSGDRIAIAAYLGSGTSFDRAIATFAEAYADQNERDHQALVDAVRAGRLPAEELPAD; this is encoded by the coding sequence ATGCCCCAGAACCCGACCACGGCGATGCGCGCGGCAGCCCACGCCACACCCGAGGAACGCGCGGCCCTCGGCAAGGAAGCCCGAGGGAGCGTGCCGCGATCGAGTCACGCCGAGTACAAGCCGTTCCCCGAGAGGGCTGATCCCCTGGAGATCCTGGAGGCGCAGTCCGCGGCACGGGTGCCCGAACTCGTACCGATCCGGTACGCCCGAATGACGGAGTCCCCGTTCCGTTTCTACCGGGGGGCCGCCGCGATCATGGCCTCCGACCTGGCCGGCACCCCGCGCTCGGGACTCACGGCCCAGCTGTGCGGAGACGCCCACCTTCTCAACTTCCGCCTGCTCGCCTCGCCTGAACGGCAGTTGATGTTCGACATCAACGACTTCGACGAGACGTTGCCGGGCCCCTGGGAGTGGGACGTCAAGCGGCTGTCGACGAGCTTCGTCATCGCGGCGCGGGCGAACGGCTTCGACGACGCGGAGCGCGCACGCATCGTCCGGCGCACGGTCCGTGCGTACCGCGAGGCGATGATCCGCTTCGCGGGTATGCGCACCATCGACGTCTGGTACGCGAAGATCGACGCGAACCTCCTTGAGTCCCTGCTCGCGGGACGGCTCCACGGAACGAAGCGCGGTCGGAGGAACCTGACCCACGCGATGGCGAAGGCCCGCACCCACGACAGCCTGCAGGCCTTCGACAAGCTCACCGAGACGGTCGACGGCCGACCCAGGATCGCGGCGGATCCCCCGCTGCTCGTCCCGGCCGGCGACCTGCTGCCGGACGTCGAGCGCAGCGCGCTGGAGCGCCAGTTCCGCGGCCTGGTCGAGCGGTACGGCCGCACTCTCGCCTCCGACCGGCGCACGCTCCTGGAGGACTACCGACTGGTGGACGTCGCGCGCAAGGTGGTCGGCGTCGGCAGCGTCGGCACCCGCTGCTGGATCTTCCTCCTGCTCGGCCGGGACGATCAGGACCCGCTCTTCCTCCAGGCCAAGGAGGCGGACACCTCCGTGCTCGCCGCGCACGTCGGCGCGAGCACGTACCGCAACCAGGGCGAGCGAGTGGTCTCGGGCCAGCGGTTGATGCAGGCCACGAGCGACATCTTCCTCGGCTGGGAGCGCGTGGACGGGATCGACGGCAAGAAGCGCGACTTCTACGTCCGCCAGCTGCGCGACTGGAAGGGCATCGCCATGCCCGAGCGGATGGGGCCGAAGGACATGCAGGCGTTCGGGGAACTGTGCGGGGTCACGCTGGCTCGTGCGCACGCGCGATCCGGTGACCGGATCGCGATCGCCGCGTACCTGGGCAGCGGCACCTCGTTCGACCGAGCGATCGCGACCTTCGCGGAGGCGTACGCCGACCAGAACGAGCGTGACCACCAGGCCCTGGTCGACGCGGTGCGCGCGGGCAGGCTGCCCGCGGAGGAACTACCGGCGGACTGA
- a CDS encoding CPBP family intramembrane glutamic endopeptidase, producing the protein MGLTVAVLVAANLALHRWSGLFGLVTAVVVSVLLLGVLRWAGGTWADAGLARGTLLRGTRWALVLIGLVGAVYLVGALLPATRTLFEDRRYDGMSGGELMMRVLVRVPVGTVLVEEIAFRGVLYGLVYRARGAVWATTVSSLLFGLWHVLPSLDLATAKPALNTVFGDSAFAAVLAVVGAVLFTAAAGVLFCELRRRSGSLLAPMGLHWAVNALGYVAGFVLSLPGE; encoded by the coding sequence GTGGGACTCACGGTGGCCGTGCTCGTCGCCGCCAACCTGGCCTTGCACCGCTGGAGCGGCCTGTTCGGCCTGGTGACGGCTGTCGTCGTCAGCGTTCTGCTCCTCGGTGTACTCCGCTGGGCGGGGGGTACCTGGGCGGACGCCGGCCTGGCGCGTGGCACGCTGCTTCGCGGTACCCGGTGGGCCCTGGTCCTGATCGGCCTGGTCGGCGCCGTCTACCTCGTCGGTGCTCTGCTGCCGGCCACACGGACGTTGTTCGAGGATCGACGGTACGACGGGATGAGCGGGGGCGAGCTGATGATGCGCGTTCTCGTACGAGTCCCCGTCGGCACCGTCCTGGTGGAGGAGATCGCCTTCCGCGGCGTGCTCTACGGGCTGGTGTACCGCGCCCGGGGGGCGGTGTGGGCGACCACGGTGTCGAGCCTGCTGTTCGGCCTGTGGCACGTGCTGCCGTCCCTGGACCTGGCGACGGCGAAGCCCGCACTGAACACGGTCTTCGGCGACTCCGCGTTCGCTGCCGTTCTGGCGGTCGTGGGGGCCGTGCTGTTCACGGCGGCGGCGGGCGTCCTGTTCTGCGAACTGCGCCGCCGTAGCGGCAGCCTGCTGGCTCCGATGGGCCTGCACTGGGCGGTCAACGCACTCGGCTACGTGGCCGGGTTCGTGCTCAGTCTTCCGGGCGAATGA
- a CDS encoding alpha/beta hydrolase: MNQDPPVSPSDGPPSREGGGRDRPGGMDATGSGAAGDASGKSGAEHVEPSPPSGTDASPPSGTEPSPGSRKPRRLPQVTLPGCWGALVLACLSFTPSLLPRGGVLQGLICGITAAIGYGLGVLAAYVGRAFADRDPRTPSRRSWLVLLVCALALFGLSFGFGQYWQHEIRELMGVTDFNVLTVVACPFIAALVFWLLLLAGRGLRRVYHWAARLLGRWIGPRAARVVGWVLVAGLAWSVFSGVLLGGFVNAANEAFSVRDTETPEGVHQPTSTLRSGGPGSVVPWDTLGRQGRAFTGSGPSARDIGAFTHRTAQEPVRAYAGLSTSDDAESRAERAVADLERAGGFTRENLLVMTTTGSGWVDPAAVDSFEYLGNGDSATVAMQYSYLPSWLSYLVDQSKAREAGRELFDAVYDVWSKLPQDQRPRLYVAGESLGSFGGETAFSGEYDLRNRTAGTLFAGPPNFNTLFREFSDHRDAGSPEIEPVYKEGRTVRFTDDPTTGILPANQPWDGTRVLYLMHPSDPIVWWSPGLAFSEPDWIGERPGSDVLESMVWMPFVTFWQVTADLPFSTGVPDGHGHTYKAAYVDGWNAVMRPAGFTEPDLERLRDIIRPED, translated from the coding sequence ATGAACCAGGACCCGCCAGTGTCTCCGTCGGACGGTCCGCCATCGCGCGAGGGCGGCGGCCGGGACCGGCCCGGCGGCATGGACGCGACCGGGAGCGGCGCCGCCGGGGACGCTTCGGGTAAGTCGGGTGCCGAGCACGTCGAGCCGTCTCCCCCGTCCGGCACCGACGCGTCGCCCCCCTCCGGCACCGAACCGTCCCCCGGTTCGCGGAAGCCGCGCCGACTGCCCCAGGTCACGCTGCCCGGCTGCTGGGGCGCGCTCGTACTGGCGTGCCTGTCCTTCACTCCGTCGCTGCTGCCCCGCGGGGGCGTCCTCCAGGGGCTGATCTGCGGCATCACCGCGGCCATCGGGTACGGGCTCGGTGTCCTCGCGGCCTATGTGGGACGCGCGTTCGCCGACCGGGACCCTCGGACCCCCTCGCGCAGGTCATGGCTCGTCCTGCTCGTCTGCGCCCTCGCGCTGTTCGGCCTCTCGTTCGGGTTCGGGCAGTACTGGCAGCACGAGATCCGTGAACTCATGGGAGTCACCGACTTCAACGTCCTCACCGTCGTCGCCTGCCCGTTCATCGCCGCTCTCGTGTTCTGGCTCCTCCTCCTCGCCGGGCGGGGGCTACGACGCGTGTACCACTGGGCCGCCCGCCTGCTCGGGCGCTGGATCGGCCCACGCGCGGCACGGGTGGTCGGCTGGGTGCTGGTGGCGGGACTGGCCTGGTCGGTGTTCAGCGGAGTGCTGCTGGGCGGCTTCGTGAACGCGGCCAACGAGGCGTTCTCCGTACGTGACACCGAGACGCCGGAGGGCGTGCACCAGCCCACGTCCACTCTGCGCTCGGGCGGGCCGGGTTCTGTGGTGCCGTGGGACACGCTGGGCAGGCAGGGCCGGGCGTTCACCGGCAGCGGACCGTCGGCCCGGGACATCGGCGCGTTCACCCACCGCACGGCGCAGGAGCCCGTCCGGGCCTACGCCGGCCTTTCGACCTCCGACGACGCGGAGAGCCGGGCGGAACGAGCCGTCGCGGACCTCGAACGGGCCGGCGGCTTCACACGCGAGAACCTGCTCGTGATGACCACCACGGGAAGCGGCTGGGTCGATCCCGCCGCTGTGGACTCGTTCGAGTACCTCGGCAACGGCGACTCGGCCACCGTGGCGATGCAGTACTCGTACCTGCCGTCGTGGCTGTCCTATCTCGTCGACCAGTCCAAGGCGCGCGAGGCCGGCCGCGAACTCTTCGACGCGGTCTACGACGTCTGGTCGAAGCTGCCCCAGGACCAGCGTCCACGGCTGTACGTGGCCGGTGAGAGCCTGGGGTCGTTCGGCGGTGAGACGGCCTTCAGCGGGGAGTACGACCTGCGCAACCGCACCGCCGGCACCCTGTTCGCCGGTCCGCCGAACTTCAACACCCTGTTCCGCGAGTTCAGTGATCACCGCGACGCGGGGAGCCCCGAGATCGAGCCCGTCTACAAGGAGGGGCGGACCGTCCGGTTCACCGACGACCCGACCACCGGGATACTTCCGGCGAACCAGCCCTGGGACGGGACGAGGGTGCTCTACCTCATGCACCCTTCCGACCCGATCGTCTGGTGGAGTCCCGGCCTTGCCTTCTCCGAACCCGACTGGATCGGAGAGCGCCCCGGCTCGGACGTGCTCGAATCCATGGTCTGGATGCCCTTCGTGACCTTCTGGCAGGTCACCGCCGACCTGCCGTTCTCCACGGGCGTGCCGGACGGTCACGGTCACACGTACAAGGCCGCGTACGTCGACGGATGGAACGCCGTCATGCGGCCGGCCGGATTCACGGAGCCCGACCTGGAGCGGCTGAGGGACATCATTCGCCCGGAAGACTGA